The Streptomyces sp. NBC_00459 DNA segment GAGCCTCAACATCTCCGGTCTGCGTCGCTTCAAGGACGACGTCACCGAGATCCGCGAAGGGTTCGAGGGCGGTATCAACCTCGGCAACTTCAACGACATCAAGGTCGACGACGTCATCGCGACGTACGAGATGCGGGAGAAGCCGCGCGGCTAAGCGGTAGGCAGTGCGTGTAGTTCAGCTGGCCGGCAGGGAGAAGTCCCCGTCGGCCAGCTGGGCGTCTGCTGGGTGCTTGCCGCCCCCGGACCGCCGCTACGGCCCTGAACGGGCCTTGTCCTCAGACGCCGGACAGGCTGAAAGATCCAGCCTGTCCGGCGTCTGAGGACGAGCGCGTTCAGCGCGAAGGGGGGGGGCTTGGGGTGCAGCCCCCAGGGGACGGGAACGGGTAGGGGCGGCGGGGGTGAGGAACAATCCCGTCGAGCCACCGGCCCGCAAGCTGTACCGTTCTTGATGTCCCCGCCCGTACCGTCGGCGGGGCCATCGATCCCGCACCGGCGGGTCATCCGGATACACACATGTACGTGGGGACTCTGTCCTTCGACCTCCTGCTCGGCGACGTACGCTCGCTGAAGGAGAAGCGTTCCGTCGTCCGCCCGATCGTCGCCGAACTCCAGCGCAAGTACGCGGTGAGCGCGGCCGAGGTCGAACACCTGGACCTGCACCGCAGAGCCGGCATCGGCCTGGCGGTGGTCGCCGGGGACGTGGGGCACATCACCGATGTGCTGGACCAGTGCGAGCGACTGGTCGCCGGTCGCCCCGAAGTGGAACTGCTGTCCGTACGACGGCGCCTCCACGGCGACGACGACTAGAGCCGAAGAACCAGACTTGCAAGACCGCAGAACCGCAGAGACGCAGAACAGAAAGAACGGGAGACGGACTAGTGGCCGACAACGCGCGGGCGAAGAGGTTGGCTGACCTCATCCGAGAGGTGGTGGCCAAGAAGCTGCAGCGCGGGATCAAGGATCCGCGGCTCGGCACCCACGTCACCATCACGGACACCCGGGTCACCGGGGACCTCCGGGAGGCGACCGTCTTCTACACGGTGTACGGGGACGACGAGGACCGGGCAGCCGCTGCCGCCGGCCTGGAGAGCGCCAAGGGCGTCCTTCGCTCCGCCGTCGGCCAGGCCGCAGGTGTGAAGTTCACGCCGACGCTGGCCTTCGTCGCGGACGCTCTCCCGGACACGGCCAAGAACATCGAGGACCTCCTCGACAAGGCCCGTGCCTCCGACGAGCAGGTGCGCCAGGCGTCCGCGGGTGCCGCGTTCGCCGGTGACGCGGACCCGTACAAGAAGCCTGAGGACGAGGACGAGGACGACACCGCCGAATGACGCAGAAGAACGCCAGGACGCCCGACGGGCTTGTCATTGTCGACAAGCCGTCGGGCTTCACTTCGCACGACGTGGTCGCCAAGATGCGTGGGATCGCCAAGACCCGCCGTGTCGGTCATGCCGGCACCCTCGACCCCATGGCCACGGGCGTGCTCGTCCTCGGGGTGGAGCGGGCGACCAAGCTTCTCGGCCATCTCGCGCTGACCGAGAAGGAGTACCTGGGCACGGTCCGCCTCGGACAGAACACGCTCACCGACGACGCCGAGGGGGACGTCATCTCCTCCACCGACGCCTCCGGGATCACCCGCGAGGCCGTCGACGCCGGTGTCGCCAAGCTGACCGGCCGCATCATGCAGGTGCCGTCCAAGGTCAGCGCCATCAAGATCAACGGGGTGCGCTCCTACAAACGGGCCCGTGAGGGCGAGGAGTTCGAGATCCCGGCCCGCCCGGTCACCGTTTCCTCCTTCGCGGTGTACGACGTCCGGGAAGCGGTCGCGGCCGACGGCACCCCCGTACTCGACCTGGTCGTGTCGGTGGTGTGCTCCTCCGGTACGTACATCCGCGCGCTGGCCCGGGACCTGGGCGCCGACCTCGGAGTCGGCGGTCACCTCACCGCGCTGCGCCGGACGCGGGTCGGCCCGTACAAGCTGGACGGGGCGCGGACACTCGACCAGTTGCAGCAGGAGCTGACGGTGATGCCGATCGCCGAGGCGGCCACCGCCGCGTTCCCCCGCTGGGACGTCGACGAGCGGCGGGCACGGCTGCTGACGAACGGCGTACGGCTGGAGATGCCCGACCAGTACACGGGTGCGGGCGCCGTGGCCGTCTTCGACCCCGCCGGGCAGGTCCTCGCCCTGGTGGAGGAGGAGAAGGGCAAGGCGAAGAGCCTTGCCGTCTTCGTCTGAGGCCGACGAGGTTCGACGAGGTCCGACGAGGTTTCGAGCCGTGGAGCGGCGATCACGGGGACACGTTCCCGCCGCTCCACGGTTCCCCCTCGGTTCCCCCACCCAGAGGTGTATCCATCCCCCACCCTTCATTCACCCGTCCGGGCAGGCGCTCGGAGTGAACCGAGGGGGCGGAAGGGGGCGCGTTCGTCGCAGGCTCTGTCCTGCTGATCATCGGATGCCTACCGTCGTCGGTAGACGCGTGCGTACGTAGGCTCGCGTGTTCGGCGGGGAGGTCGACGATGGCGGGACGGGGCCCGCGCGCCGGGGGCGGCCGTCGGCCGTCGGCCGGTGCGCGTGAGACGCGGGACGGCGAATCGGTGGGCGAGGCCGCCGACGAGTCGCTCGTGAAGGTGTGCGACCTGGCCGGACGCCCTCGCGGTACGGGCTTCGTGGCCGACCACCACGGCACGCTGATCACCAGCCACGAGGCGGTCGACGGTCTGGCCCGGCTGGTCCTGCACGGCGCGGCCGACCGTACATGCGTGGTGTCCACGGCGGATGCCGTGACGCCCCTTCCGGCCCTCGGCCTGGCTCTCGTGCGCACCGAGGGACTGGGCGCGCACCCACTTCCCGTCTCCGCACGGGACCGCGTCGCGACCGGCACGTATGTCCGGATCGCGGCAGGCGGCTGGCGTGAGGCGCGGGTACTCGGCACGACCGACGTCACCTACACGGCCACGGACCGCT contains these protein-coding regions:
- a CDS encoding DUF503 domain-containing protein, yielding MYVGTLSFDLLLGDVRSLKEKRSVVRPIVAELQRKYAVSAAEVEHLDLHRRAGIGLAVVAGDVGHITDVLDQCERLVAGRPEVELLSVRRRLHGDDD
- the truB gene encoding tRNA pseudouridine(55) synthase TruB — its product is MTQKNARTPDGLVIVDKPSGFTSHDVVAKMRGIAKTRRVGHAGTLDPMATGVLVLGVERATKLLGHLALTEKEYLGTVRLGQNTLTDDAEGDVISSTDASGITREAVDAGVAKLTGRIMQVPSKVSAIKINGVRSYKRAREGEEFEIPARPVTVSSFAVYDVREAVAADGTPVLDLVVSVVCSSGTYIRALARDLGADLGVGGHLTALRRTRVGPYKLDGARTLDQLQQELTVMPIAEAATAAFPRWDVDERRARLLTNGVRLEMPDQYTGAGAVAVFDPAGQVLALVEEEKGKAKSLAVFV
- the rbfA gene encoding 30S ribosome-binding factor RbfA, whose product is MADNARAKRLADLIREVVAKKLQRGIKDPRLGTHVTITDTRVTGDLREATVFYTVYGDDEDRAAAAAGLESAKGVLRSAVGQAAGVKFTPTLAFVADALPDTAKNIEDLLDKARASDEQVRQASAGAAFAGDADPYKKPEDEDEDDTAE